One genomic window of Haloarchaeobius salinus includes the following:
- a CDS encoding helix-turn-helix domain-containing protein: MPSSSDAPGGLETVAEVRLSHDEFLLGETIGSHPGLNVELTAQAPTPDGDWVVFLTATGADAPRVDEALHADSTVADPTPLTVTESHCVYRVRVVDGLRVSGILGDLGFRVLDVSSDDGDWCYRVQGPDRAALTAFFDYCQTVGIGFELERIYRVPGADNPAPRSLTDAQAEALRLANEGGYFAVPREMTLRDLADELDISRQAASERLRRAVGSLLAETF; this comes from the coding sequence ATGCCATCCTCGTCCGATGCGCCCGGCGGACTGGAGACCGTCGCCGAGGTCCGCCTCTCGCACGACGAGTTCCTCCTCGGGGAGACCATCGGGAGCCATCCCGGACTGAACGTGGAGCTGACCGCACAGGCACCGACGCCCGACGGCGACTGGGTGGTCTTCCTCACGGCGACGGGGGCAGATGCACCCCGGGTCGACGAGGCACTCCATGCCGACTCGACCGTCGCAGACCCGACCCCCCTCACCGTGACGGAGAGCCACTGCGTCTACCGGGTCCGTGTCGTCGACGGCCTGCGCGTCTCCGGCATCCTCGGCGACCTCGGCTTCCGCGTGCTCGACGTCAGCAGCGACGACGGCGACTGGTGCTACCGGGTACAGGGTCCGGACCGGGCCGCCCTCACGGCGTTCTTCGACTACTGCCAGACGGTTGGAATCGGCTTCGAACTCGAACGCATCTACCGGGTTCCGGGGGCAGACAACCCGGCACCGCGCAGTCTCACGGACGCACAGGCCGAGGCACTCCGACTCGCGAACGAGGGCGGCTACTTCGCCGTCCCCCGCGAGATGACGCTCCGGGACCTCGCCGACGAGCTCGACATCTCCCGGCAGGCCGCCTCCGAGCGGCTCCGACGTGCCGTCGGCTCGCTGCTCGCGGAGACGTTCTGA
- a CDS encoding ArsR/SmtB family transcription factor, protein MSDDTAEGVAADDAPVSDAFAALGDETRVAILEAFVEARREDPENRAMTFSELRDRTGVTDSGRFNYHLGKLRGRFVEETDEGYLLTYAGREVVGAILGGTYDTDVELDPEPLGDTCTRCDAELVARFDSGDLDVGCENDHTILRTTVPPGAATDRSMRELVALATRTTYARIELLVGGICHECTGRVEREIVAAPDDADIDYTFRTSCERCGAFTRSSAGVVVLRDQTFIAFCDDHGIDVADRLPWTLPFLTDGETVQTDEGPPRYRVRVEVDDERLDLILDERGVVVATERTPI, encoded by the coding sequence ATGAGCGACGACACGGCAGAGGGGGTGGCAGCCGACGACGCGCCGGTGTCCGACGCCTTCGCCGCGCTGGGGGACGAGACGCGCGTGGCCATCCTGGAGGCGTTCGTCGAGGCACGACGCGAGGACCCCGAGAACCGCGCGATGACGTTCTCCGAACTCCGCGACCGCACCGGCGTCACCGACTCGGGACGGTTCAACTACCACCTCGGGAAGCTCCGCGGCCGGTTCGTCGAGGAGACCGACGAGGGCTACCTGCTCACCTACGCCGGGCGCGAGGTCGTCGGAGCGATCCTCGGGGGCACGTACGACACGGACGTCGAACTCGACCCGGAACCACTCGGCGATACGTGCACGAGGTGCGACGCCGAGCTCGTCGCCCGGTTCGACAGCGGCGACCTCGACGTCGGCTGCGAGAACGATCACACCATCCTCCGCACGACGGTGCCGCCGGGAGCCGCGACCGACCGGTCGATGCGCGAGCTCGTCGCGCTCGCGACGCGGACGACGTACGCCCGCATCGAACTGCTCGTCGGCGGTATCTGTCACGAGTGCACTGGACGGGTCGAGCGCGAGATCGTCGCGGCTCCCGACGACGCCGACATCGACTACACGTTCCGGACCAGCTGCGAGCGCTGCGGCGCGTTCACCCGCTCGTCGGCCGGCGTCGTGGTGCTCCGCGACCAGACGTTCATCGCGTTCTGCGACGACCACGGTATCGACGTGGCCGACCGGCTCCCGTGGACGCTCCCGTTCCTCACCGATGGCGAGACGGTCCAGACGGACGAGGGCCCGCCGCGGTACCGGGTGCGTGTCGAGGTCGACGACGAACGGCTCGACCTCATCCTCGACGAACGCGGCGTCGTCGTCGCCACCGAGCGAACCCCCATCTGA
- a CDS encoding aminopeptidase — translation MDDRVREHARIIVEHSIDLQEGDEVLLSGGELAEDLLIALHEEIGKRGAFPVVWSRPSRAHRAFMHAMDPENYDDVPDTLAAMVEHVDATVGIRAARNTHEQGDIPPEKNTAMATLFQPIQSQMMEKRWVGTQYPAPGNAQDAEMSTEAYEEFVWNAINKDWDEQREFQQPMAERLDEGSEVHIVSGDATDIVMSIEGTVGKNDHAENNLPGGEVFTAPVPDSVEGEVLFDMPLMAHGREVQDVHLEFEDGEVVDYSAEKNEEVLAAVLDTDDGAKRIGELGIGMNRDIDRFTYNMLFDEKMGDTVHMALGRAYEENVPEDCDVERNESAIHMDMIVDMSEDSSITIDGELVQKDGTFWFEDGFEG, via the coding sequence ATGGACGACAGAGTCCGCGAACACGCACGCATCATCGTCGAGCACTCCATCGACCTGCAGGAGGGCGACGAGGTCCTCCTCTCCGGCGGCGAACTCGCCGAGGACCTGCTCATCGCGCTCCACGAGGAGATCGGCAAACGGGGCGCGTTCCCCGTCGTGTGGAGTCGGCCGTCGCGGGCGCATCGGGCGTTCATGCACGCGATGGACCCCGAGAACTACGACGACGTCCCGGACACGCTGGCGGCGATGGTCGAGCACGTCGACGCCACTGTGGGGATCCGGGCGGCGCGGAACACCCACGAGCAGGGCGACATCCCGCCGGAGAAGAACACGGCGATGGCGACGCTGTTCCAGCCCATCCAGTCCCAGATGATGGAGAAACGCTGGGTCGGCACGCAGTACCCCGCCCCGGGGAACGCACAGGACGCCGAGATGAGCACCGAAGCGTACGAGGAGTTCGTCTGGAACGCCATCAACAAGGACTGGGACGAACAGCGCGAGTTCCAGCAGCCGATGGCCGAAAGGCTCGACGAGGGCAGCGAGGTCCACATCGTCTCGGGTGACGCCACGGACATCGTGATGAGCATCGAGGGCACCGTCGGGAAGAACGACCACGCAGAGAACAACCTCCCCGGTGGCGAGGTGTTCACCGCACCGGTGCCCGACAGCGTCGAGGGCGAGGTGCTGTTCGACATGCCGCTGATGGCCCACGGGCGGGAGGTGCAGGACGTGCACCTGGAGTTCGAGGACGGCGAGGTCGTGGACTACAGCGCGGAGAAGAACGAGGAGGTGCTGGCCGCGGTGCTGGACACCGACGACGGCGCGAAGCGCATCGGCGAACTCGGCATCGGGATGAACCGCGACATCGACCGGTTCACCTACAACATGCTGTTCGACGAGAAGATGGGCGACACCGTCCACATGGCGCTCGGTCGCGCCTACGAGGAGAACGTCCCCGAGGACTGCGACGTCGAGCGCAACGAGTCCGCCATCCACATGGACATGATCGTCGACATGAGCGAGGATTCGAGCATCACCATCGACGGCGAACTCGTGCAGAAAGACGGGACGTTCTGGTTCGAAGACGGGTTCGAGGGATAG
- a CDS encoding lipoate--protein ligase family protein, whose product MLADREWRLIREESRDGPTNMALDEVAAASATTDGVRTLRVYRWEPSCLSMGYQQAEESVDWAFCEREGIDVTRRQTGGGGIYHDSHADVSYSIIAPADELPGSLMDCYELLCEPVLDAIRSVGVDADFADEEYPRIHQPACYLRGIHPAHDVLAYGDDEPRKLSGNAQYRQRDAVIQHGSISFDLAPDRHLGVFADHDVTPEQFRERVTGVRQQADVDRETFVAALEDSLADWAAADEGAWTEGELDAAAELAESKYAADAWVRDRDDSR is encoded by the coding sequence ATGCTTGCGGACAGGGAGTGGCGACTGATACGCGAGGAGTCACGCGACGGCCCGACGAACATGGCGCTGGACGAGGTCGCGGCAGCGTCGGCCACGACCGACGGCGTCCGCACGCTCCGCGTCTACCGGTGGGAGCCCAGCTGCCTCTCGATGGGCTACCAGCAGGCCGAAGAGAGCGTCGACTGGGCGTTCTGCGAGCGCGAGGGCATCGACGTGACGCGCCGGCAGACCGGCGGCGGCGGCATCTACCACGACAGCCACGCCGACGTCTCCTACAGCATCATCGCGCCCGCCGACGAGCTGCCGGGCTCGCTCATGGACTGCTACGAACTGCTCTGTGAACCCGTCCTCGACGCCATCCGGTCCGTGGGCGTGGACGCCGACTTCGCCGACGAGGAGTACCCCCGCATCCACCAGCCCGCCTGCTACCTCCGGGGCATCCACCCCGCCCACGACGTGCTCGCCTACGGCGACGACGAGCCCCGGAAGCTCTCCGGTAACGCCCAGTACCGCCAGCGAGACGCCGTCATCCAGCACGGCTCCATCTCCTTCGACCTCGCGCCCGACCGCCACCTCGGCGTGTTCGCCGACCACGACGTGACCCCCGAACAGTTCCGCGAGCGCGTCACCGGTGTCCGCCAGCAGGCCGACGTCGACCGCGAGACGTTCGTCGCCGCGCTGGAGGACTCGCTTGCGGACTGGGCGGCCGCGGACGAGGGAGCCTGGACCGAGGGCGAACTCGACGCCGCCGCGGAGCTGGCCGAGTCGAAGTACGCCGCCGACGCGTGGGTGCGCGACCGGGACGACTCGCGGTAG
- a CDS encoding DUF7095 family protein — MSLPRDDALDRVAAILDTVEHEEMPVPVREVWVYGDVALGLDPVDRLDVYLTKDILLGGDASRAEEFEAEYGVQGVGQTVRTEWADEHPEHLRANANGHAAPEKCLGAHLLPDEEEPVHLEVCNASFEDNVTQRLAGAKRREDWSTLLDPRGVCLWVDGQRSDEAMRKLRESELALPTLSRALGMLGLADEQAEAAAGELHEWREQQEGATVRGDVV; from the coding sequence ATGAGCCTCCCACGCGACGACGCGCTCGACCGCGTCGCGGCCATCCTCGACACGGTCGAGCACGAGGAGATGCCCGTGCCGGTCCGCGAGGTCTGGGTGTACGGTGACGTGGCGCTCGGGCTGGACCCAGTCGACCGCCTCGACGTCTACCTCACGAAGGACATCCTGCTCGGTGGCGACGCCAGCCGCGCCGAGGAGTTCGAGGCCGAGTACGGCGTCCAGGGCGTCGGCCAGACCGTCCGGACGGAGTGGGCCGACGAGCACCCGGAGCACCTGCGTGCGAACGCCAACGGCCACGCCGCCCCCGAGAAGTGCCTGGGGGCGCACCTGCTCCCCGACGAGGAGGAGCCGGTCCACCTGGAGGTCTGCAACGCCAGCTTCGAGGACAACGTCACCCAGCGCCTCGCCGGAGCCAAGCGCCGCGAGGACTGGTCGACGCTGCTCGACCCCCGCGGCGTCTGCCTCTGGGTCGACGGCCAGCGCAGCGACGAGGCGATGCGCAAGCTCCGCGAGTCCGAACTGGCGCTGCCGACGCTCTCCCGGGCGCTCGGGATGCTGGGACTGGCGGACGAGCAGGCGGAGGCGGCCGCCGGCGAACTGCACGAGTGGCGCGAACAGCAGGAGGGCGCGACGGTTCGGGGAGACGTGGTGTAG
- a CDS encoding DUF7521 family protein, which produces MTSEMVGFAFTTVELAVIAAASLSTLVGLYIGYQAFRALGRYDNRPMWYLSVGLIVLTAVTYSVAFVGTVLLQGRVLPLPYQDYFRLGVRVLQLAGLLCIAYSLHIRE; this is translated from the coding sequence GTGACCTCTGAGATGGTCGGCTTCGCGTTCACGACCGTCGAACTCGCCGTCATCGCGGCGGCCTCGCTGTCGACGCTGGTCGGCCTCTACATCGGCTACCAGGCGTTCCGCGCACTCGGACGGTACGACAACCGGCCGATGTGGTACCTCTCCGTCGGGCTCATCGTCCTGACCGCGGTCACCTACAGCGTCGCGTTCGTCGGGACCGTCCTGCTGCAGGGGCGCGTGCTCCCGCTGCCGTACCAGGACTACTTCAGACTCGGGGTGCGGGTGCTCCAGCTGGCCGGACTCCTCTGTATCGCCTACTCGCTGCACATCCGCGAATGA
- a CDS encoding deoxyribonuclease IV: MVKVGAHVSIAGGVDNAVENQLEIGGNCGQIFTHSPQVWDHGSIEDDEATAFREGTAESLAGPWVIHASYLVNLCTPKDGLREKSIDSMQQEVDAAAELDIDYVNVHLGAHTGAGVEGGIANAASALDELDVPDGVTVLVESDAGSGTKLGGQFEHLTSVLEQSDHDLEVCLDTAHMFAAGYDLSTPEAVAETMAEFDDVVGAEKLACVHLNDSKHECGTNKDEHAHIGDGYIGDDGMRAFVNHEQVRDVPLVLETPTEDGRSFAWNVDKVRELRDDV, from the coding sequence ATGGTCAAGGTAGGCGCACACGTCTCCATCGCGGGCGGTGTCGACAACGCGGTCGAGAACCAGCTCGAGATCGGCGGCAACTGCGGACAGATCTTCACCCACTCCCCGCAGGTGTGGGACCACGGCAGCATCGAGGACGACGAGGCCACAGCCTTCCGCGAGGGAACCGCTGAGTCGCTGGCGGGGCCGTGGGTCATCCACGCCTCCTACCTCGTGAACCTCTGTACGCCCAAGGACGGCCTGCGCGAGAAGTCCATCGACTCCATGCAGCAGGAGGTCGACGCCGCCGCCGAACTGGACATCGACTACGTGAACGTCCACCTCGGCGCGCACACCGGCGCGGGCGTCGAGGGCGGCATCGCGAACGCCGCGAGCGCGCTCGACGAACTCGACGTCCCCGACGGCGTCACCGTGCTCGTCGAGTCCGACGCCGGCTCGGGCACCAAGCTCGGCGGCCAGTTCGAGCACCTCACGAGCGTCCTCGAGCAGTCCGACCACGACCTCGAGGTGTGTCTCGACACCGCGCACATGTTCGCCGCGGGCTACGACCTCTCCACGCCCGAGGCCGTCGCGGAGACGATGGCCGAGTTCGACGACGTCGTCGGCGCGGAGAAACTGGCCTGCGTCCACCTCAACGACTCCAAGCACGAGTGCGGCACCAACAAGGACGAACACGCCCACATCGGCGACGGCTACATCGGCGACGACGGCATGCGCGCGTTCGTCAACCACGAGCAGGTTCGCGACGTGCCGCTCGTGCTGGAGACCCCGACCGAGGACGGCCGGAGCTTCGCCTGGAACGTCGACAAGGTCCGGGAGCTCCGGGACGACGTCTGA
- a CDS encoding DUF2071 domain-containing protein, which yields MRWVPTFRGVIDRRILVNFAVEPAALDPVLPDRFRPRTVDGPAGERAIGGVCCIRLTAMRPRGLPAAIGVTAENAAHRIGVEWEGDDGETRSGVYVPRRDTSSRLVSVFGSRSFGRHHHADFAVSEGDGRYQLRMANVAHDVTVEVDATATDGLPEGSVFPDLAAASAYHECGAVGYCPTPSGDRLAGVELATDEWHVEPLSVASVRASFFEQLPDDAVAFDNALLMRDIGHEWRPRRSFTVEQSPPPER from the coding sequence ATGCGCTGGGTGCCGACGTTCCGTGGGGTCATCGACCGTCGCATCCTCGTGAACTTCGCCGTCGAGCCCGCGGCACTCGACCCGGTTCTCCCCGACCGCTTCCGTCCCCGAACCGTCGACGGCCCGGCGGGCGAGCGTGCCATCGGTGGGGTCTGCTGTATCCGTCTGACGGCGATGCGGCCGCGTGGACTCCCGGCGGCGATTGGCGTCACCGCCGAGAACGCGGCCCACCGCATCGGCGTCGAGTGGGAGGGCGACGACGGTGAGACGCGATCGGGCGTGTACGTCCCCCGTCGGGACACCTCCTCGCGCCTCGTCAGCGTCTTCGGCTCGCGGAGCTTCGGCCGGCACCACCACGCCGACTTCGCGGTCAGCGAAGGCGACGGTCGCTACCAGCTCCGGATGGCGAACGTCGCCCACGACGTGACCGTCGAGGTCGACGCCACGGCGACGGACGGACTGCCCGAGGGGAGTGTCTTCCCCGACCTGGCGGCGGCGTCAGCCTACCACGAGTGCGGGGCCGTCGGCTACTGTCCGACCCCGAGCGGCGACCGGCTCGCGGGCGTCGAACTCGCCACCGACGAGTGGCACGTCGAGCCGCTCTCGGTGGCCTCTGTCCGCGCCAGCTTCTTCGAGCAGCTCCCCGACGATGCCGTCGCCTTCGACAACGCGCTGTTGATGCGCGACATCGGCCACGAGTGGCGTCCGCGACGGTCGTTCACGGTCGAGCAGTCGCCCCCTCCGGAACGGTGA
- a CDS encoding trans-sulfuration enzyme family protein — protein MDDERSPKRFETLAVAHGEEATPGAPDVGDVVSPIHLSSTFALPGLDTEMSLEDVDPSKGEFLYSRLSNPTRHALEERLAALEGGEHAYAFSSGTAAIFTSVLAVVEPGDHVVAFDDLYAGTRRMFENTFRDRLAVDVSFVDATDTDNVADAMTDETALVWMETPTNPRMKLCDLAAIAEVADRHDAVLGVDNTFMSPYFQAPLALGADLVAHSTTKFINGHSDSIGGAVVTNDDAIADEVVFLQQVGIGDMLSPFDSYLVLRGTKTLPMRMRQHEANATAIAEYLEDHELVESVYYPGLPSHPQHELASEQMSGYGGVLSFELAGGLEDAKAFLEHLETFTLAVSLGGVESLVEHPAAMTHEPVPREEREALGITDTLIRVSVGVEHVDDLVDDLERGFAVLEDRVATAD, from the coding sequence ATGGACGACGAACGGTCACCGAAGCGGTTCGAGACGCTCGCAGTCGCACACGGCGAGGAGGCCACCCCCGGCGCGCCGGACGTCGGGGACGTGGTCTCGCCGATCCACCTCTCCTCGACGTTCGCGCTCCCGGGACTGGACACGGAGATGAGTCTCGAGGACGTGGACCCGTCGAAGGGCGAGTTCCTGTACTCCCGGCTCTCGAACCCGACCCGGCACGCCCTCGAGGAGCGGCTCGCGGCGCTCGAGGGCGGCGAGCACGCCTACGCGTTCTCCTCGGGCACGGCCGCCATCTTCACGAGCGTCCTCGCGGTCGTCGAGCCGGGCGACCACGTCGTCGCCTTCGACGACCTCTACGCCGGCACCCGTCGGATGTTCGAGAACACCTTCCGGGACCGTCTCGCCGTCGACGTGTCGTTCGTCGACGCGACCGACACCGACAACGTCGCGGACGCGATGACCGACGAGACCGCACTCGTCTGGATGGAGACGCCGACGAACCCCCGGATGAAGCTCTGTGACCTCGCGGCCATCGCCGAGGTCGCCGACCGCCACGACGCGGTCCTCGGCGTCGACAACACGTTCATGAGCCCGTACTTCCAGGCACCGCTGGCTCTCGGCGCGGACCTCGTCGCGCACTCGACGACGAAGTTCATCAACGGACACTCGGACTCCATCGGCGGTGCGGTCGTCACGAACGACGACGCCATCGCCGACGAGGTCGTCTTCCTGCAGCAGGTCGGCATCGGGGACATGCTCTCGCCGTTCGACAGCTACCTCGTCCTCCGGGGGACGAAGACGCTCCCGATGCGGATGCGCCAGCACGAGGCCAACGCCACCGCCATCGCCGAGTACCTCGAAGACCACGAGCTCGTCGAGTCGGTGTACTACCCGGGGCTCCCGAGTCACCCGCAGCACGAGCTCGCGAGCGAGCAGATGTCGGGCTACGGCGGCGTCCTCAGCTTCGAGCTGGCCGGCGGCCTGGAGGACGCGAAGGCGTTCTTAGAGCACCTCGAGACGTTCACGCTCGCCGTCTCGCTCGGCGGAGTCGAGTCGCTCGTCGAGCACCCGGCCGCGATGACCCACGAACCGGTCCCACGGGAGGAGCGAGAGGCGCTCGGTATCACCGACACGCTCATCCGCGTCTCCGTCGGCGTCGAACACGTCGACGACCTCGTCGACGACCTCGAACGCGGGTTCGCGGTGCTCGAAGACCGGGTCGCCACCGCGGACTGA
- a CDS encoding aminopeptidase, with product MDPRVRQHAEIIVEHSTQVEEDDNVIVSAPPVAENLVVAIAEKLGEKGANPTYSMSSSRASRAFMRASDPGEFSLPEHKLAEMEETDVVIIVRADENTSETGDVDPETRGALAQAWKPVQVERMGKRWVGTQYPAPGNAQDAEMSTAAYEEFLYDAVNKDWDEQREFQANMVEILDPADEVRIVSGETTDIRMSVDGMVTANDYAELNLPGGEVYTAPVPDSVEGEVLFDKPLMAQGREIEDAWLRFEGGEVVEHAAEKNEDVLGAVLDTDEGARRLGELGIGMNRDIDRFTYNVLFDEKMGDTIHLAIGQAIEHTVPDGQPFNESAMHMDMIVDMSEDSFIEVDGEVVQRDGTFVFEE from the coding sequence ATGGACCCACGAGTCCGACAGCACGCAGAGATCATCGTCGAGCACTCCACGCAGGTCGAGGAAGACGACAACGTCATCGTCAGCGCACCGCCGGTCGCCGAGAACCTGGTCGTCGCCATCGCGGAGAAACTGGGCGAGAAGGGTGCGAACCCGACCTACAGCATGAGCAGTTCGCGAGCGAGCCGGGCGTTCATGCGCGCCTCGGACCCCGGGGAGTTCAGCCTGCCCGAGCACAAGCTCGCGGAGATGGAGGAGACCGACGTGGTCATCATCGTCCGCGCCGACGAGAACACGAGCGAGACGGGCGACGTGGACCCCGAGACCCGTGGCGCGCTGGCACAGGCCTGGAAGCCGGTCCAGGTGGAGCGCATGGGCAAGCGCTGGGTGGGGACGCAGTATCCTGCCCCGGGCAACGCACAGGACGCCGAGATGAGCACCGCCGCCTACGAGGAGTTCCTCTACGACGCCGTCAACAAGGACTGGGACGAACAGCGCGAGTTCCAGGCGAACATGGTCGAGATCCTGGACCCAGCCGACGAGGTCCGCATCGTCTCCGGCGAGACGACCGACATCCGGATGAGCGTCGACGGCATGGTCACCGCGAACGACTACGCCGAACTCAACCTGCCCGGCGGCGAGGTGTACACCGCGCCGGTGCCCGACAGCGTCGAGGGCGAGGTGCTGTTCGACAAGCCGCTGATGGCGCAGGGCCGCGAGATAGAGGACGCCTGGCTCCGCTTCGAGGGCGGCGAGGTCGTCGAGCACGCCGCCGAGAAGAACGAGGACGTGCTCGGTGCCGTACTGGACACGGACGAGGGTGCGCGTCGGCTGGGCGAGCTCGGTATCGGCATGAACCGCGACATCGACCGGTTCACCTACAACGTCCTGTTCGACGAGAAGATGGGCGACACCATCCACCTCGCCATCGGGCAGGCCATCGAGCACACCGTGCCCGACGGCCAGCCGTTCAACGAGAGCGCGATGCACATGGACATGATCGTCGACATGAGCGAGGACTCGTTCATCGAGGTCGACGGTGAAGTCGTCCAGCGCGACGGGACGTTCGTGTTCGAGGAGTAG
- a CDS encoding winged helix-turn-helix domain-containing protein codes for MDVSEEPTLETVVGLLDDQYARTILTAVSTEHMSATELADHCDCSLPTAYRRLERLEAAGLVAERTRPRTDGHHDTVYAATLDQVAIRLRDGQLQLTVERRDDDPAGRLADLWGDL; via the coding sequence ATGGACGTGAGTGAGGAACCGACTCTGGAGACCGTCGTCGGCCTGCTCGACGACCAGTACGCACGCACCATCCTCACCGCGGTCAGCACCGAACACATGTCCGCAACAGAACTCGCCGACCACTGCGACTGCTCGCTCCCGACGGCGTACCGCCGCCTCGAACGACTGGAGGCCGCCGGCCTCGTCGCCGAACGGACCCGCCCCCGGACCGACGGACATCACGACACCGTCTACGCCGCGACGCTCGACCAGGTGGCCATCCGCCTCCGCGACGGCCAGCTCCAGCTGACGGTCGAACGGCGCGACGACGACCCCGCCGGCCGACTCGCGGACCTCTGGGGTGACCTCTGA
- a CDS encoding methyltransferase domain-containing protein: MRRFDAEYLEHTRSGMWADSRAALDPLELGRADDVLDVGCGTGEFSRVLAEETAGRVVGCDADPALLAVAREFVPVVAGDATRLPFRDGAFDLVTCQALLVNLPDPAVAVREFARVAGKRVAVVEPDNAAVTVESTVDREAGLARAARAAYIAGSEVDPALGSDAAGLLETAGLVDVETRRYEHVRTLAPPYDEADLRAVAKKASGAGLASDEASLRATLSDAEYDDLRESWREMGREAAAQAADGDYRRVETVPFYVTAGRVAGDE; this comes from the coding sequence GTGCGACGATTCGACGCGGAGTACCTCGAACACACCCGCAGCGGGATGTGGGCGGACTCGCGGGCGGCGCTCGACCCACTCGAACTCGGGCGCGCCGACGACGTGCTCGACGTGGGCTGTGGCACGGGCGAGTTCTCGCGGGTGCTCGCCGAGGAGACGGCGGGGCGGGTCGTGGGCTGTGACGCCGACCCGGCGCTGCTGGCGGTGGCCCGCGAGTTCGTCCCGGTCGTGGCGGGGGACGCGACGCGGCTCCCGTTCCGCGACGGCGCGTTCGACCTCGTGACCTGCCAGGCGCTGCTGGTGAACCTCCCCGACCCGGCCGTCGCGGTGCGGGAGTTCGCCAGGGTCGCCGGGAAGCGGGTGGCGGTCGTGGAGCCGGACAACGCCGCCGTCACCGTGGAGTCGACGGTCGACCGCGAGGCCGGGCTGGCGCGGGCGGCGCGAGCGGCGTACATCGCCGGCAGCGAGGTGGACCCCGCACTCGGGAGCGACGCGGCTGGACTCCTCGAAACCGCCGGGCTGGTCGACGTGGAGACGCGGCGGTACGAGCACGTCCGGACGCTCGCACCGCCGTACGACGAGGCGGACCTCCGGGCCGTCGCGAAGAAGGCCAGCGGCGCGGGACTGGCGAGCGACGAGGCGAGCCTGCGGGCGACGCTGTCCGACGCCGAGTACGACGACCTCCGGGAGTCCTGGCGCGAGATGGGTCGCGAGGCCGCCGCGCAGGCCGCCGACGGCGACTACCGACGGGTCGAGACGGTGCCGTTCTACGTGACGGCCGGGCGCGTCGCCGGCGACGAGTAG
- a CDS encoding serine/threonine-protein kinase RIO2 produces the protein MVQNVAPLVAELEPEDFHLLSGVEQGMRFSEWVQRSKIPKFSRLTAEEVDYRLDRCLDRGLLERKTIQYEGYKLQFEGYDALALHTFAERDTVTGFGSSLGVGKESDVYEVQSYRPMALKYHREGFTNFREVMKERDYTSDREHVSWLYTARKAAEREYERLEALYPDVSVPRPIDQNRHAIVMEKMEGVELSRAKLDDAQVVGVLDLVLAEVSEAYNQGFVHADMSEYNVFVDESGVTVFDWPQAVESDHENAAEFLARDVRNIVGYFARKYPAQVPDIDEEAVVGTIESGEFESVREHSD, from the coding sequence ATGGTACAGAACGTCGCCCCGCTCGTCGCCGAGCTGGAGCCCGAGGACTTCCACCTGCTCTCGGGCGTCGAGCAGGGGATGCGCTTTTCCGAGTGGGTCCAGCGCTCGAAGATCCCGAAGTTCTCGCGACTCACCGCCGAGGAGGTCGACTACCGGCTGGACCGCTGTCTCGACCGGGGGCTGCTGGAACGCAAGACGATCCAGTACGAGGGCTACAAGCTGCAGTTCGAGGGCTACGACGCGCTCGCGCTGCACACCTTCGCGGAGCGGGACACCGTCACGGGTTTCGGCTCCTCGCTGGGCGTCGGCAAGGAGTCCGACGTGTACGAGGTGCAGTCCTACCGCCCGATGGCGCTGAAGTACCACCGGGAGGGGTTCACCAACTTCCGCGAGGTGATGAAAGAGCGCGACTACACCTCCGACCGCGAGCACGTCTCCTGGCTCTACACCGCGCGCAAGGCCGCCGAACGCGAGTACGAGCGCCTCGAGGCGCTCTACCCCGACGTGTCGGTCCCCCGACCCATCGACCAGAACCGCCACGCCATCGTGATGGAGAAGATGGAGGGTGTCGAGCTCTCGCGGGCGAAACTCGACGACGCGCAGGTCGTCGGCGTGCTCGATCTGGTGCTCGCGGAGGTGAGCGAGGCCTACAACCAGGGGTTCGTCCACGCCGACATGAGCGAGTACAACGTGTTCGTCGACGAGAGCGGCGTCACGGTGTTCGACTGGCCGCAGGCCGTCGAGAGCGACCACGAGAACGCCGCCGAGTTCCTCGCGCGTGACGTTCGGAACATCGTCGGCTACTTCGCGCGGAAGTACCCGGCACAGGTACCGGATATCGACGAGGAGGCGGTCGTCGGCACCATCGAGTCGGGCGAGTTCGAGTCGGTCCGGGAGCACAGCGACTGA